In the candidate division KSB1 bacterium genome, AAGACGATATCGAGGGGAATCGGTTCCGGCTCGATTTCTGCGCTGCGCGGTTCCGGCACCACCACCTCAATGCTCTCGCCCGGGCTAACGAGGTGGCTGGCCTTGGTCCGGGCGCCGTTGACCAGCACCCGTCCCTCTTCGATCAGCTTCTGGATCAGGCTGCGGGAAAGATCGGCCAGCGTGCGGGCCAGGTAGCGATCGATCCGTTCGCGCTCTCTCAGGTCCGGCACCGTAAGGTGGAATCTTCGCTCAGGCATGGCAGAAAAGCAAGCTCCCCCACCCAGCCCACGGAGCCTTCAGTCGACCCGGGATGGCGGGTCCCCCGCGGCACTGGGTTCTGCAGGCCGCTCAAAGAGCATGAGGATCATGAGGAGAACCATGCCCACGGTCACGGCGCTGTCAGCCACATTGAAGACAGGCCACCGCAGGTCGCCCACCCCGACGTCAATAAAGTCCACGACCTGGCCGTAGAGGAGCCGGTCGATCAGATTCCCAATCGCTCCTCCGAAGACCAGCGCCAGGGCGAGGCGGACGCCCATTCGCTCGCCCCGCAAGCGCAATAGGTAGACGAGAACCACAAGGCTTGCCAGACTGGCGAAGACGCTGAAGAACGCGGGTCCTCCCACTCGGATCCCGAAGGCCATCCCCGGGTTCTCCAGGTAGGTCAGCCGTACGTACTGCCCGAGCACCGCGATGGAGTTCTGACCCTGGAGGAAAGCCCTTGCTGCCGCCTTGGTAACCTGGTCCGCCAGGA is a window encoding:
- the lspA gene encoding signal peptidase II; this encodes MAARDLRLLGISALVVLADQVTKAAARAFLQGQNSIAVLGQYVRLTYLENPGMAFGIRVGGPAFFSVFASLASLVVLVYLLRLRGERMGVRLALALVFGGAIGNLIDRLLYGQVVDFIDVGVGDLRWPVFNVADSAVTVGMVLLMILMLFERPAEPSAAGDPPSRVD